A single Pedobacter sp. PACM 27299 DNA region contains:
- a CDS encoding RagB/SusD family nutrient uptake outer membrane protein, whose protein sequence is MFRLASGKQFVSKFTAPNPYTDWVPVIRWPEVLLNLAEARVRSTNTVDAQALLLLNAVRQRSDATTVLAPANVADFTTALLNERRIEFLGEGLRAPDLTRLLLPIPGKGGAPEKDLLNLVISGQFLLTNCR, encoded by the coding sequence TTGTTTAGATTGGCAAGTGGGAAACAATTTGTTTCCAAGTTTACTGCTCCTAACCCATACACGGATTGGGTTCCTGTAATCCGATGGCCAGAGGTATTGCTGAATCTTGCAGAAGCGCGTGTAAGAAGCACAAATACTGTTGATGCACAAGCTTTACTGCTGTTGAATGCGGTACGTCAGCGTTCAGATGCAACGACTGTTTTAGCGCCGGCAAATGTGGCTGACTTTACTACCGCTTTGCTAAATGAAAGAAGGATCGAGTTTTTAGGAGAAGGATTAAGAGCTCCTGATTTAACTCGTTTATTGCTACCTATTCCTGGTAAAGGTGGTGCTCCGGAAAAGGACCTACTGAACCTGGTTATATCTGGCCAATTTCTTCTGACGAATTGTCGTTGA